One window of Parasegetibacter sp. NRK P23 genomic DNA carries:
- a CDS encoding glycoside hydrolase family 2 TIM barrel-domain containing protein, with product MLYRNGQPFLVKGGAGYTYLGELAGIGGNTIRTWDTTNLGEILDKADSLGLAVVAGFDLPGSHQASTFYKDTAKVNALMNSLEVCVKKYKNHPALLVWCLGNELRFPFHVRHIPFYDAYNKMLRLIKREDPNHPVTTPLANFEKREIINIQARINGLDFISINTFGRMNQLKEDLRSFNWFWDGPFLLTEWGVPGGWESETTQWQSSIENTSTKNAEQLRELYKTAIPHDDPRFLGSLVFFWGNKQEYTHTWFSFFTYNGEPVETVEALKDCWNDTITTHVSPDIKYMLVDKKGARDQLLFAPGTIHAAEILMNNTKGSVSYAWEIIRDDWWGQYTGKWIKPLPETNLWMDSTSAEVVFKAPRQEGPYRIFVTVKNNNGYAATANTPFYVVGE from the coding sequence ATGCTATACAGGAATGGGCAACCCTTCCTGGTGAAGGGAGGGGCGGGTTATACTTATCTCGGGGAACTGGCAGGGATTGGTGGAAATACGATAAGAACCTGGGATACCACCAACCTGGGAGAAATCCTGGATAAGGCCGATAGCCTGGGTTTGGCGGTGGTGGCTGGTTTTGACCTGCCGGGAAGCCACCAGGCATCCACTTTTTATAAGGATACCGCTAAGGTGAATGCGTTGATGAACAGCCTTGAAGTGTGTGTGAAAAAATACAAAAACCACCCCGCCCTGCTGGTCTGGTGCCTCGGCAATGAACTCAGGTTTCCCTTCCATGTGCGGCATATTCCTTTTTACGATGCCTACAATAAAATGTTGCGTCTGATTAAACGGGAAGATCCGAATCACCCTGTTACCACGCCACTCGCTAATTTCGAAAAACGGGAAATCATTAATATTCAGGCCAGGATCAATGGACTTGACTTTATCTCCATCAATACTTTTGGACGGATGAACCAGTTGAAAGAGGACCTCCGTTCTTTCAACTGGTTCTGGGATGGCCCCTTTCTGCTCACCGAATGGGGCGTGCCCGGTGGATGGGAATCAGAAACTACCCAATGGCAATCTTCCATCGAAAACACCAGTACTAAAAACGCTGAACAGTTGCGTGAACTGTATAAAACGGCCATACCGCATGATGATCCCCGCTTTCTCGGATCGCTGGTTTTTTTCTGGGGCAACAAGCAGGAATATACCCATACCTGGTTCAGTTTTTTCACCTACAATGGAGAGCCTGTCGAAACAGTAGAAGCCCTGAAGGATTGCTGGAACGATACTATAACAACACACGTTTCACCAGATATTAAATATATGCTGGTCGATAAGAAAGGCGCCAGGGATCAGTTGTTATTCGCGCCGGGAACCATACACGCCGCTGAAATTTTGATGAACAACACTAAAGGATCGGTAAGTTATGCCTGGGAAATCATACGCGACGACTGGTGGGGGCAGTACACCGGTAAGTGGATCAAACCACTACCCGAAACAAATTTATGGATGGATAGTACAAGTGCCGAGGTGGTTTTTAAGGCCCCGCGGCAGGAAGGCCCTTATCGCATATTTGTTACCGTTAAAAATAATAATGGGTATGCCGCTACGGCCAATACCCCATTTTATGTAGTAGGAGAATGA
- a CDS encoding aldo/keto reductase, translating to MNYRTFQSEKIAEIGLGTWQLGSADWGVVDENEAFSILQQFVDLGGNFIDTADVYGMGISEKTIGAFLKKTDTSLFVATKLGRRHDAPNGWPQNFTLESMRKQVLDSLEHLGVQQLFLEQLHCIPTETMKEGTVFEHLRTLRNEGLIRYWGASVETSEEALLCLEQEGIASLQIIFNLFRQHVAEEVFQKAAEKNVALIIRVPLASGLLTGKFNTNTTFSEKDHRQYNANGEAFNAGETFSGMPFTAGVKLAAEMAAMLPDNRTAQWALRWILDHPEVTTIIPGASRPSQVETNMNAAMLPPLNEETHQQLRSFYNLNVKPLIRGHY from the coding sequence ATGAATTACAGAACATTTCAATCGGAAAAAATAGCAGAGATCGGGCTCGGCACCTGGCAGCTGGGCAGCGCCGACTGGGGCGTGGTGGATGAAAACGAAGCTTTCTCCATTCTGCAACAATTTGTTGACCTCGGTGGAAATTTTATTGATACCGCGGATGTTTACGGTATGGGCATCAGTGAAAAAACGATCGGGGCCTTCCTGAAAAAAACAGATACCTCTTTGTTCGTAGCCACCAAGCTGGGCAGAAGACATGACGCACCAAACGGATGGCCCCAGAATTTCACGTTGGAGTCTATGCGAAAACAAGTACTCGACTCACTGGAGCATCTCGGGGTACAGCAGCTTTTCCTGGAGCAACTGCATTGCATACCTACCGAAACCATGAAAGAAGGAACCGTATTTGAACATTTACGCACCCTCCGCAACGAGGGGCTGATCCGGTACTGGGGCGCCAGCGTGGAAACTTCTGAAGAAGCATTGCTTTGCCTGGAGCAGGAAGGCATAGCGTCCTTGCAAATCATTTTTAACCTGTTCCGTCAGCATGTAGCGGAGGAAGTATTTCAGAAAGCAGCGGAGAAAAATGTGGCGCTGATTATAAGGGTACCACTGGCCAGCGGACTGCTCACGGGGAAATTTAATACGAACACCACATTCAGCGAAAAAGACCACCGGCAATACAATGCGAACGGAGAGGCCTTTAACGCGGGAGAAACTTTTTCGGGTATGCCTTTTACCGCGGGGGTAAAACTTGCCGCGGAAATGGCCGCCATGCTGCCCGATAACCGCACGGCACAATGGGCGCTGCGCTGGATACTTGATCATCCCGAAGTAACCACCATCATCCCGGGCGCGAGCAGACCATCGCAGGTGGAAACGAATATGAACGCCGCAATGCTTCCTCCATTAAATGAGGAAACACATCAGCAACTGCGTTCATTTTACAACCTGAATGTAAAGCCGCTCATCAGGGGCCATTATTAA
- a CDS encoding S9 family peptidase has translation MKNWLVSLMMVMAWTTGGAQHSDNQYRLPLKEVLQRVEKRFGITLRYTEDMVAGRELTYGMWRLRPDLETSLEHILAPFDLTATKAGNTTYRIKSYEYHRKTPEEGKEEVAYLASLYNNRAEWETRREELKTCMWKAIRLDKMPERPQSAPIVSNYRKMDGYTIENIAIEILPGLYVNGSVYKPVKRKGKVPVMLCPDGHWEQHRYRADCQYRCAMLAKMGCIAISYDLFAWGESLLQFKPEDHRRSLAMTIQVLGTLRILDCLLSWGEVDTSRVGISGGSGGGSHTMLITALDPRIRLSAPAVMLSSYHSGGCPCESGQPIHWCGGGTNNPEIAAMAAPRPQLIISDGKDWTEQVPRVEFPYLKRMYALYGAGELTENRHFPEEGHDYGFSKRNALYGFLERHWKLKTDHLKKADGSYDEHSIKIEQPSAMFVFGENGERLPPNAIKGFGMLEQVFESAIK, from the coding sequence ATGAAAAACTGGCTTGTCTCTTTAATGATGGTAATGGCCTGGACCACAGGTGGCGCTCAGCATTCCGACAACCAATACAGGCTCCCGTTAAAGGAGGTGTTGCAGCGGGTCGAAAAACGCTTCGGAATCACATTGCGTTATACCGAAGATATGGTGGCCGGTCGGGAGCTTACTTACGGGATGTGGCGCTTAAGGCCTGATCTGGAAACCTCCCTGGAGCATATTCTAGCGCCTTTCGACCTTACGGCCACAAAGGCCGGAAACACCACTTACCGGATTAAGTCTTACGAATACCACAGGAAAACGCCGGAGGAAGGAAAGGAGGAAGTGGCCTATCTCGCTTCACTGTACAACAACAGGGCGGAGTGGGAAACACGCAGGGAAGAACTGAAAACCTGCATGTGGAAAGCGATCCGATTGGATAAAATGCCCGAAAGGCCTCAGTCTGCTCCCATTGTTTCAAACTACCGCAAAATGGATGGCTACACCATTGAGAACATCGCCATCGAAATACTGCCCGGACTCTATGTGAACGGCTCTGTGTACAAACCCGTGAAGCGAAAGGGTAAGGTGCCCGTTATGCTTTGTCCCGACGGACATTGGGAACAACACCGGTACAGGGCCGATTGCCAGTACCGTTGCGCTATGCTGGCTAAAATGGGGTGCATAGCCATCAGTTATGATCTCTTCGCGTGGGGTGAGTCGTTGCTGCAGTTTAAACCGGAGGACCACAGGCGAAGTCTCGCAATGACCATACAGGTGTTAGGAACCCTGCGTATACTTGATTGCCTGCTGTCGTGGGGAGAAGTTGATACGTCGCGTGTAGGCATTTCGGGAGGCTCAGGCGGAGGAAGCCATACCATGCTCATTACCGCGCTTGATCCGCGGATCCGGTTAAGCGCTCCCGCCGTGATGCTTTCCAGCTACCACAGCGGAGGATGTCCCTGTGAAAGCGGGCAGCCGATCCACTGGTGCGGAGGGGGGACAAACAATCCCGAAATCGCCGCTATGGCTGCCCCGCGGCCACAATTGATTATTTCCGATGGAAAGGATTGGACAGAACAGGTGCCCCGTGTCGAATTTCCGTACCTGAAAAGGATGTATGCGTTGTACGGTGCAGGTGAACTTACAGAGAACAGGCATTTCCCCGAGGAAGGACATGATTATGGGTTCAGCAAGCGGAACGCGCTCTATGGTTTTCTGGAGCGGCACTGGAAACTTAAAACGGATCACCTTAAAAAAGCTGACGGCAGCTACGATGAGCATTCAATAAAAATAGAACAGCCATCCGCCATGTTTGTGTTTGGAGAAAATGGAGAGCGGTTGCCACCAAATGCCATCAAGGGATTCGGGATGCTGGAGCAGGTGTTTGAATCCGCGATTAAATGA
- a CDS encoding response regulator transcription factor gives MVSILIYEDNASLREGLCNLIALTDDFTVSGAFPDCSRLNEHLEMFHPDVILMDIDMPGINGIEAVKRIRLVNNDVQIIMLTVFDDNNHVFNAVYAGANGYLLKKFVSDRLLGSIREVLRGGAPMSPSIARMVIENMQQSSSPNDYQLTAREKDILHSLAKGNSYKLIANDLGISIETVRTHIKHIYDKLHVSSQAEALSKAFRERLV, from the coding sequence ATGGTTTCAATATTGATCTATGAAGACAATGCCAGTTTAAGAGAGGGCCTGTGCAACCTCATCGCCCTGACCGACGATTTTACGGTGTCCGGCGCTTTCCCCGATTGCTCCCGGCTGAATGAACACCTCGAAATGTTCCATCCCGACGTGATCCTGATGGATATTGATATGCCCGGCATCAATGGCATTGAAGCCGTTAAAAGAATCCGCCTCGTGAACAACGACGTGCAAATCATTATGCTCACGGTCTTTGATGACAACAACCATGTCTTTAACGCGGTGTATGCAGGCGCCAATGGCTATCTGTTGAAAAAATTCGTCTCAGACCGACTGCTCGGTTCTATCCGTGAAGTATTGCGGGGCGGGGCGCCCATGAGTCCTTCCATCGCGCGGATGGTAATCGAGAACATGCAACAAAGCAGCTCACCTAACGACTACCAGTTGACCGCCCGCGAAAAAGATATTCTGCACTCACTCGCCAAAGGCAACAGCTACAAGCTCATCGCCAACGACCTGGGCATCAGCATTGAAACGGTGCGTACGCACATTAAACATATTTACGATAAACTCCATGTGAGCTCCCAGGCCGAAGCGCTCAGCAAAGCTTTCCGCGAAAGACTGGTGTAA
- a CDS encoding GAF domain-containing protein: protein MHPLHTIPVQHLFRCILLNADEFLFVLPSFRRDWVLSLIILLAAVAVFWWIRSLREKILLEKTLNRFATSLYGRSSVEDIFWEIARNILLLPGFRDCVIYQYDPARKVLVQKAACGPKNPHKKEILNPIEIPLGKGIVGSVAETLKTERIQDTSKDERYIIDEQTRLAELAVPIIIDGALFGVIDTEHPEKGFYTLYHEKLLRNVADLCAVRISRFLIEEQLRAKIARDLHDEMGSTLTSINILCKVALQQMDDRPALNNHLHRIREYSAGLMESMSDIVWAINPANDTFCKLLIRMKELAAEMLEPMQIAYHFRNEGAMEEVKLNLEQRKNVYLVYKEALNNMVKYSRGNELVVSFESSDKSFRLRISDNGCSFDPSREYSGNGLRNMQVRAGELGGALIMDAVPEKGTSICLEVPFT, encoded by the coding sequence TTGCATCCACTTCATACGATACCTGTTCAGCATTTATTCCGCTGCATACTTCTGAATGCGGATGAGTTCCTTTTTGTATTGCCTTCGTTCCGCCGCGATTGGGTGCTTTCCCTTATTATTTTATTGGCTGCCGTGGCTGTTTTCTGGTGGATCAGGTCGCTCCGGGAAAAGATACTGCTGGAAAAAACACTCAACCGTTTTGCGACTTCACTGTATGGCAGGTCTAGTGTGGAAGATATCTTCTGGGAAATCGCCCGCAACATACTGCTACTGCCTGGTTTCAGGGATTGTGTGATTTACCAGTATGACCCTGCAAGAAAAGTGCTGGTGCAGAAAGCTGCCTGTGGTCCCAAGAATCCGCACAAAAAGGAAATACTCAATCCCATAGAGATTCCGCTGGGCAAAGGGATCGTAGGCAGCGTGGCGGAAACGCTGAAAACGGAACGGATACAGGATACCTCAAAAGATGAACGGTACATCATTGATGAACAGACGCGTCTGGCCGAACTGGCCGTGCCCATCATCATTGATGGTGCTTTGTTTGGGGTGATCGATACCGAGCATCCGGAAAAAGGATTTTACACCCTTTACCATGAAAAGCTGCTGCGGAATGTGGCTGATCTCTGTGCTGTACGTATTTCCCGTTTCCTGATTGAAGAGCAACTCCGCGCGAAAATTGCCCGTGACCTGCACGATGAAATGGGTTCCACACTCACGTCCATCAATATCCTCTGTAAAGTGGCCCTGCAACAAATGGATGACCGTCCCGCATTGAACAACCACCTGCACCGCATCAGGGAATATTCAGCTGGACTCATGGAAAGCATGAGCGATATCGTCTGGGCCATCAACCCCGCGAACGATACGTTCTGCAAGCTCCTGATCCGGATGAAGGAACTGGCTGCCGAAATGCTGGAACCCATGCAGATCGCCTATCATTTCCGGAATGAGGGGGCGATGGAAGAAGTAAAACTGAACCTGGAACAGCGCAAGAACGTTTACCTCGTGTACAAAGAAGCCCTCAACAATATGGTGAAATACAGCAGGGGCAATGAATTGGTGGTGAGTTTCGAGTCTTCTGATAAAAGCTTCCGGCTCCGCATCTCCGACAACGGCTGCTCCTTCGATCCCTCACGGGAATACTCCGGCAACGGGCTGCGCAACATGCAGGTGCGGGCCGGCGAACTGGGTGGCGCGCTGATTATGGATGCAGTACCTGAAAAAGGAACCTCCATCTGCCTCGAAGTACCTTTCACCTGA
- a CDS encoding sigma-70 family RNA polymerase sigma factor, producing the protein MGASPRYQLEPEEWVSRYGDLLYSYTLARVKPAATAQDIVQDTFYSAFRAKEQFNGTASEQTWLFAICRNKIIDHFRKLNRSLEILQAEHAVYFDEADHWKKEQYPQAWPPASDGALYGREFMEILHRCRKKLQEVQEAVFVLKYLEDMSSEEICKALAISSSNYWVLMHRAKLNLRRCIEKNGWK; encoded by the coding sequence ATGGGCGCTTCCCCAAGATACCAACTTGAACCGGAGGAATGGGTCAGCCGTTATGGCGATCTGTTGTACAGCTATACCCTGGCAAGGGTGAAACCCGCGGCAACCGCACAGGACATCGTGCAGGATACTTTTTACAGCGCGTTCCGGGCAAAGGAACAATTCAACGGAACAGCATCGGAGCAAACCTGGTTATTCGCCATCTGCCGCAACAAGATCATCGACCATTTCCGGAAACTGAACCGGTCGCTGGAGATTTTACAAGCCGAACATGCCGTTTATTTTGATGAGGCCGACCACTGGAAAAAAGAGCAATATCCCCAAGCCTGGCCCCCGGCATCGGATGGGGCGCTTTATGGAAGAGAATTCATGGAAATTTTGCACCGTTGCCGCAAGAAATTGCAGGAAGTTCAGGAAGCTGTTTTCGTGCTGAAATACCTGGAAGACATGAGCAGTGAAGAAATTTGTAAGGCTTTAGCGATCAGTTCGTCTAATTACTGGGTACTGATGCACCGGGCAAAACTGAACCTGCGCCGCTGCATAGAAAAAAACGGATGGAAATGA
- a CDS encoding peroxiredoxin-like family protein codes for MKKLSSLVLALLFGTVLFAQNDPSGLLVNDAAPDFAASTGDGQILQLSSALKKGKVVLVFYRGEWCPYCNRQLSALQDSSALILEKGAAIWAITPEKQENITKTVSKTKADFPILHDQGLQIMQAYKVAFPVEQKTIDQYKKFKIDLMEVNGENGANLPVPAVYIIDEKGKIIYRYFDKDYRKRPSVKEILSHL; via the coding sequence ATGAAAAAGTTATCCAGTCTTGTTTTAGCCTTATTGTTCGGAACAGTTCTTTTTGCCCAGAATGATCCATCCGGGTTGCTGGTGAACGATGCCGCGCCAGACTTTGCGGCCAGCACCGGCGATGGACAAATATTGCAACTCAGCAGCGCGCTTAAAAAAGGGAAAGTAGTGCTTGTGTTCTACCGCGGCGAGTGGTGTCCGTATTGCAACCGGCAGTTGTCTGCCCTGCAGGACTCTTCAGCATTGATCCTGGAAAAAGGCGCCGCAATCTGGGCCATTACACCGGAAAAGCAGGAGAACATTACAAAAACCGTTTCCAAAACAAAGGCCGACTTCCCCATTCTCCACGACCAGGGACTGCAGATCATGCAGGCCTATAAAGTGGCTTTCCCGGTAGAACAAAAAACGATCGACCAGTACAAGAAATTTAAGATCGATCTCATGGAAGTGAATGGAGAGAATGGCGCCAACCTCCCGGTTCCCGCGGTGTACATCATTGATGAAAAAGGAAAAATTATTTACCGGTATTTCGATAAGGATTACCGGAAAAGACCCAGCGTGAAGGAAATACTCTCACACCTTTAA
- a CDS encoding DoxX family protein, with translation MNTKLLWVLRILPAVVLLQTLYFKFSAAPESVYIFSTMGMEPGGRLLTGVLELLAALLLLWPRFTAWGALLGSGLMCGALLAHFTVLGIVVMDDGGLLFFYACMVLSACTALLALVKNNNPAMLFFRRFSQNKSV, from the coding sequence ATGAACACCAAACTCCTCTGGGTACTGCGCATACTGCCCGCAGTGGTATTGCTGCAAACTTTATACTTCAAGTTCAGCGCAGCGCCCGAATCGGTTTACATCTTTTCCACCATGGGCATGGAACCCGGTGGACGCCTGCTCACCGGTGTACTGGAATTGCTGGCCGCGCTCCTGTTGTTATGGCCCCGGTTCACCGCCTGGGGAGCCTTGCTGGGCTCGGGTCTCATGTGCGGCGCTTTGCTGGCGCACTTTACTGTATTGGGAATAGTCGTCATGGACGATGGTGGACTCCTTTTTTTCTATGCGTGTATGGTATTGTCCGCCTGTACCGCTTTGCTTGCGCTGGTGAAAAACAACAATCCCGCGATGCTTTTTTTCCGTAGATTTAGTCAGAACAAATCAGTGTAA
- a CDS encoding NRDE family protein: protein MCTVTFVPGDNGVLLGSSRDENTGRTPALSPQWYGAPGKRLLYPRDPKGGGTWIAMGENGHTGILLNGAFIKHEYRPPYSRSRGTILPAILLHDDPVMAFRNLPLAGVEPFTIVLYGNNTLFECRWDEKVRHIRELDAATAHIWSSATLYDETMASERRSWFNAWLAQHPATSADALRQFHLTGGMGADAAYAIRMERETSMRTVSITIVAITSASASMRYTDLLNESQTELSCFHAPATASADV, encoded by the coding sequence ATGTGCACAGTAACTTTTGTTCCGGGAGATAACGGTGTTTTACTGGGTTCAAGCAGGGATGAAAACACGGGGAGAACGCCCGCTTTATCACCGCAATGGTATGGTGCACCCGGCAAACGATTGCTTTATCCCAGGGATCCAAAAGGCGGAGGCACCTGGATCGCGATGGGTGAGAACGGCCACACGGGTATATTGCTGAACGGCGCGTTCATTAAACACGAATACCGCCCCCCCTATTCCCGGAGCCGGGGCACCATCCTCCCTGCCATATTGCTGCATGACGACCCTGTAATGGCATTCCGTAACCTCCCCCTTGCAGGTGTGGAGCCCTTTACCATTGTGTTGTATGGAAACAATACCTTATTTGAATGCAGGTGGGATGAAAAGGTCCGGCATATCCGTGAACTGGATGCGGCAACCGCGCACATCTGGTCATCGGCCACACTCTATGATGAAACGATGGCATCGGAGCGGAGAAGCTGGTTCAATGCCTGGCTCGCACAGCATCCTGCTACTTCCGCGGATGCGCTGCGCCAATTCCATCTTACCGGAGGCATGGGTGCCGATGCGGCTTACGCCATCCGGATGGAACGCGAAACATCTATGCGTACGGTAAGCATCACTATTGTTGCTATCACCTCCGCTTCCGCGTCTATGCGATATACTGACCTGCTGAACGAATCACAGACGGAACTCAGTTGCTTTCACGCACCGGCTACGGCTTCCGCGGACGTATGA